In the Maridesulfovibrio ferrireducens genome, one interval contains:
- a CDS encoding helix-turn-helix transcriptional regulator, whose translation MQGLLSTKEAAERLGLSPGTLEVWRCLGKGPRYIKIGRRVGYDASDLDLYVESCKIIPLEEQANLPRPR comes from the coding sequence ATGCAAGGACTATTAAGCACAAAAGAAGCTGCGGAAAGATTGGGACTCAGCCCCGGAACATTGGAAGTATGGCGTTGTCTTGGAAAAGGTCCGCGCTATATCAAAATTGGGCGGCGTGTCGGATACGATGCTAGTGATCTGGATCTCTATGTTGAATCTTGCAAAATTATTCCGCTCGAAGAACAAGCCAACTTGCCGAGGCCCAGATGA
- a CDS encoding tyrosine-type recombinase/integrase — translation RIWISPAIGECPFANVSAPDLERIKSNMAEKNLSPRSIQYALATVRQVYNVAKKQDIFKGDNPVKKIKMPKMDNRRTRFLSEDEAEQLLEILKDKHALLYIIALVSLYGGLRAGEIINLEWKDLNFAESMILIRDSKNGFSRHAFMTKQVKKELRDLRKRTEAVQKPIFSAKEGKKINEVSRSFNEAVNELGLNVGIDDRRQKVVFHTLRHTFASWLVQRGTPLYTVAKLMGHSTLAMTERYAHLAPDNLRAAMAVLEN, via the coding sequence CCGCATATGGATTTCACCGGCCATAGGCGAATGCCCTTTTGCCAACGTTTCAGCCCCTGACCTTGAAAGAATAAAATCCAATATGGCAGAAAAAAATCTCAGCCCACGCTCAATACAATATGCATTGGCTACTGTGCGACAGGTATATAATGTTGCCAAGAAGCAAGACATATTTAAAGGCGATAATCCAGTCAAAAAAATTAAAATGCCCAAGATGGATAACCGGCGAACACGCTTCCTGTCAGAAGATGAAGCTGAACAACTACTTGAAATACTAAAAGACAAACATGCTCTACTATACATTATCGCGCTTGTTTCTCTATATGGCGGCCTGCGGGCAGGAGAGATTATCAACCTAGAGTGGAAGGATCTGAACTTTGCTGAAAGCATGATCCTGATCAGAGACTCAAAAAATGGATTTTCGCGTCATGCATTCATGACTAAGCAGGTTAAAAAAGAACTTAGAGACCTAAGAAAGCGGACAGAAGCAGTTCAAAAGCCAATATTCAGCGCCAAAGAGGGCAAGAAAATCAATGAAGTCTCACGCTCTTTTAACGAAGCAGTAAACGAACTCGGACTAAATGTCGGCATTGATGACCGCAGGCAAAAAGTAGTTTTCCATACCCTACGCCACACCTTCGCAAGCTGGCTGGTTCAACGGGGAACTCCACTCTACACGGTAGCGAAACTCATGGGCCACTCGACTCTGGCAATGACGGAGCGGTATGCACACCTTGCGCCGGACAATTTAAGAGCTGCGATGGCTGTGTTAGAGAATTAA
- a CDS encoding type II toxin-antitoxin system RelE/ParE family toxin produces MIKTFKHKGLEKFYRTGSIAGIQAKHSKRLRIQLSVIDTAQEVEDVNLPGFRLHKLKGSRADLWSITVNGNWRLTFEYRDGNAYILNYEDYH; encoded by the coding sequence ATGATCAAAACATTTAAGCACAAAGGTCTGGAAAAATTTTACCGCACCGGCTCAATAGCCGGAATACAGGCCAAGCATTCCAAGCGGCTCAGAATCCAGCTTTCGGTCATTGATACGGCTCAGGAAGTAGAGGACGTAAACCTTCCCGGATTCCGGCTGCACAAGCTCAAAGGAAGCCGTGCGGATCTATGGTCCATAACCGTCAATGGTAATTGGCGGCTGACCTTTGAATACCGCGATGGGAATGCTTACATTTTAAACTACGAGGATTACCACTAA
- a CDS encoding HigA family addiction module antitoxin: MTMYNPPHPGELISSVYMAEYTLSCRKLAKMLGVAPSTLTRVLNGKSAVSPEMSLRLSKVLGRTPESWLAMQANYDLGKVRSKVDLSGVTPVGTDCPVV, from the coding sequence ATGACTATGTACAATCCCCCACACCCCGGTGAGCTTATCAGCTCCGTGTATATGGCAGAGTACACTCTCAGCTGCCGCAAGCTTGCAAAGATGCTCGGGGTTGCTCCCTCCACCCTCACACGTGTTCTGAATGGCAAGAGTGCGGTATCACCTGAAATGTCCCTGCGTCTTTCAAAGGTTCTCGGACGTACCCCTGAAAGCTGGCTGGCTATGCAGGCCAACTATGACCTTGGCAAGGTTCGCAGCAAGGTTGATTTGTCCGGAGTTACTCCTGTTGGGACGGATTGTCCGGTGGTGTAG